CAGAAGCCGTGACTCTTCACGATGGTGATGTAATGACCTCTGTTCGGACCGctgaggagacacagacagatggacagtgACTCTTTGTAGCACTGATGTTAAATAATCACACACAGTATTACAGATTGATCTGCTTTAGCTTCATTCAGCAGAAGATTTAGTGGAAATGCAAATGTGTTTATAGATTAATAAACGttatatttaaatttgtatCATGTGTAAAgctcagcggcagccatattggaaatgctgaactcaacataactgctgtcgagtgaaAGAGACGTAAAGAGgtgagctttgagcctcctagccaacagctacagtgttcccgcctgtcaaccaagtcagctgtgcctcttattggaagactcataatctcaatacttttgaaatgagctatccagactacactcgtcttttgaaccaggctgtaaacatgtttatttctactgtaaagatcggctttttgatttggtgtgtatgtggtttcatgtacttccagagccagcctcaagtggacactcgatgaactgcagttttcaacacttccgcattggcttcaattctcgcagccggaggttgccacttggtcctATCTTATTTGTCATCTATATCAATAACTTATGTAAAATGTAAGAGATgcaaagtttcatttttatgcagatgacaccattTTATACACTTCAGCGTCGTCCCTACACGCTGCATTTAACACACTCCAGATGAAACTAAGGCTGGTTTTAAAAGCCAACAAGACTAAGGTGATGTACTTCTCAAAGTCTGAGAGGACGGGGGAAAGATGACTCTCAGATTTCTTCTTCTACTAATGAGGTGATTGGACGAGtccaaacattcaaatactTGGGTTTCCTTTTAGATGAGAATCTGTCTTTTAATCATCATACTGAGAATCTAGCAACCTCAGCTTCTCTTAAAATCTTGGACTCAGTGTCCCATGCAGCATTGCGGTTTGTCTCTGGTTTAGGATTCTtcatacatcaatcaatctttattcatatagcgccaaatcccaacacatgttctcctcagactatCTCCAAactgagcaggtctagaccgtactctatgttctattattaacaaagacccaacatcaagacaggataaaatccagtccaaacttacagacaggactcagtctgatctcatcttaatcccccatgagcagagcactttgcagcatttagcaagttacagtggaaaagacaaacttcctttaacaggcagaaacctccagcaggaccagactcatgttagacacacatctgctgagaccttgttggagagagggatagagggaaatgaagagagagagatgaaaaagtAGGCTTGTCTTCCCTACACAACAGCAGAATGGAGCGTTGGTATATCTTTCTCTCTAAGGCCGTACTTTATGATCTGCTGTCTTATTTTTGGTCTTTATTGACTCTTAAAGTTTTCAGCGGCTGTAATCTTCTGTTGCTTTTCATGTTTTCGCTCCCTCATCCTGGTCTGACATGGTCAACTAAAACTGGATCAGTTTATCAGATTGGAGGATTTTTAAACTAGGTTAATTATCacctgatcagcttgtgcaagTTTTACTGCTTCACACTGCTAGTTTATTAATTGACGTATTAGTTccttgttattattgttttgtcttgttctctaTGTGACACTTttcatgctgctgtcttggccaggactcctttgtaaaaaaataaatatgaagctGCATCGTAGCTCACGCTGAAGTGATTTATTCTGGGCCACTGTACCTGCCACAGTGAACCACCACAGCCACCAGATCATACATGCGATCTAGGTTAACCGCGTCCCCAGAGGTGTTGAACAGACGGAGTTCGAGGGGGAAAACCACTCGATAGGAGAGCTTTGTGTAGCGGTGCAGCTGCTCCATGTACTTAAACCTCTTCAGATGGAGAGCCAGGATCATGGGGAGCTTCTTCACACGCATCCTGCAGGGAAGCAAACGTGTTCAGAGACATGTGCACATCAACACATCACAGTGGTGTTGCGTTCAGAGCCGCACTGACCGCTTCTGCGCCTCCTGCTTGCTGCAGCACGTCTCACAGTAGTATTTGTATTCGCTGCACAGAGTCTCTGTGTTACTGAAGTCCCTGGAGGAAGAGAGCATGCCACAGGAGGCCGGGTTATTCAATCCGTCTCAGACCGAAGAGAGCGAGGTCTACTGTCAGTGTGTCAGCCACGGCTGCATGTGTGTTAACCCATCTTACCTGAGACAGTGTGTTATTGATGTGTTCTGCTCCACGTCCACAGACAGGTCCAGAAAATCCTCATCTTTGCTGCTCACCTgtgaaagaggagaagacatGGAGGTGACTAAACTGTTATTTTCTTTAACAGAGATGGAGAGGATTAGCCTGCAccaacacacaccttcacacgtacacacacacacaaagacacactcaaACAGTCGGTCTTTGAAGCGCTGATACTGAGCAGCTTTTGTTTGAGCACAGAGCATCTTTAGTGTTCGCAGAGGTTGTTCAGGGAAAGCTGTCCCACTCCTCACCCTCAAACTGTGAGGACAAAGCCTCCACCAGCCCTGACGTAAAGTGGGTGGCCTGAGCCCACCGGGGAGGACTCGCTGAATCTGCATCTCTCAGCGTCTTTGCAAAAAGCTAATCCCTCTCTCAGACTTATTCAGGAGAGATCAGTGATTCAGGGTGACACCGGGACAGCAACAACAGAAAATATACCGCAGCCTTTAAACGCAATAACACCCACCGTTTCACAGTTGAGGCAGCGCGTCTCATTTGTCAGTGTGCCCTGGAAGATGTCGTGGACCCATGTGGGCTCTGTTTTGTTCTCTGTCTCGACCTCGGCGGGGACAGCGGTTCCGTTGTTCTTGAGCCGTCCGTTCTgcttctcctgcttcttctcctcctgcaggatgtCGGCAACCGTGTTCAGAAGGTAGTTCAGGAACTCGTGGGCGTCCTGCTGCATGTAGTTATCGAACAGGTCTGGAGGGAGAAGCAGAGAAGTTCGATTTATGGAGCAGCTTAAACATAGAAATACAGATTAACAGAGATTTACAGACAATAAAGAGCTAAACATCAGAGCTGAAAGATGAAATATGACCGGTCAAACATATAAAACAAGCAGGTGATCCCACTGCTACCACAACATTGGTTGGCTTAGCTTCTTTAAACCTGGCCTTACAGATCCTTCCGCCGGCGAAGGACTGTGACGTGTCGAAAATTGAcccagatccagtcccattctacagacaggactcagtctgatctcatcttaatccaccatgagcagagcactttgcagcattaagcaagttacagtggcaaggacaaacttcctttaacaggcagaaacctccagcaggaccagactcatgttagacacacatctgctgagacctaccgtgttggagagagggatagagggagatgaagagagagagagagatgatagtggtgagagtATTGTAGTGGAGTAGtgcaggtatttttgagtttatCAGACAGCTGCAGTAATCCTAATCATCAgaaactatcaatcaatctttatttatcatgcaccaaatcccaacaaacgttatcctcagactctttccaaacagagcaggtctagaccgtactctttgttctattatcaacaaagacccaacatcaagactggatcagatccagtcccatcttacagacaggactcagtctgatctcatcttaatccaccatgagcagagcactttgcagcatttagcaagttacagtggtaaggacaaacttcctttaacaggcagaaacctccagcaggaccagactcatgttagacacacatctgctgagaccgtgttggagagagggatagagggagatgaagagagagagatgatagtggtgagacggatagtaggtATTTTGCACTGAACATCCCTAGTCCGGAACCAGGCAATATCAAAGTACTGGGCGTGGATTTGGCCTGATGGCTAAATTGCGCACCCATGAAGCGGTTGgcctgggttcgattccagcctgcggccccctTCCCGCATGTcgttcccccactctctccctgtttccagcactatccactgtccttcCCACTctaataaaggtgcaaaaagcccccaa
The genomic region above belongs to Notolabrus celidotus isolate fNotCel1 chromosome 2, fNotCel1.pri, whole genome shotgun sequence and contains:
- the usp46 gene encoding ubiquitin carboxyl-terminal hydrolase 46 → MTVRNIASICNMGTNASALEKDIGPEQFPINEHYFGLVNFGNTCYCNSVLQALYFCRPFRENVLAYKAQQKKKENLLTCLADLFHSIATQKKKVGVIPPKKFISRLRKENDLFDNYMQQDAHEFLNYLLNTVADILQEEKKQEKQNGRLKNNGTAVPAEVETENKTEPTWVHDIFQGTLTNETRCLNCETVSSKDEDFLDLSVDVEQNTSITHCLRDFSNTETLCSEYKYYCETCCSKQEAQKRMRVKKLPMILALHLKRFKYMEQLHRYTKLSYRVVFPLELRLFNTSGDAVNLDRMYDLVAVVVHCGSGPNRGHYITIVKSHGFWLLFDDDIVEKIDAQAIEEFYGLTSDISKNSESGYILFYQSRE